Proteins from a genomic interval of Arthrobacter sp. CAN_C5:
- a CDS encoding NAD(P)/FAD-dependent oxidoreductase, which translates to MSESIVVVGAGQAGLAIGYHLQAAGLDYVILTASDRLGASWSERWDSLRLFTPARYSGLPGSPFPSEDPWSYPSKDEVSRYLSDYAEAHELNIRLQAPVRSVRHDGESFLIDVGGVPDRPDRVVIATGPFSTPWVPPFAAAIDAGIQQLHSQAYRNPAQVRGEKVVVVGGGNSGFQIALELALAGRSVHLAERTRARTVPQRMLGRDLFWWLDRSGILAAGPNTPIGRRLSRAEPIVGTSRRQLRNAGVVLHPGVIGADATSMTFADGAILRPDAVIWATGFHADDRWIDVPAIRDRAGNLVTEAGCTSMPGLYTIGRPWQRNRGSALLGFVGADARHLCEAITREL; encoded by the coding sequence ATGAGCGAATCCATTGTGGTCGTCGGTGCAGGCCAGGCCGGTCTCGCGATCGGCTATCACCTGCAGGCGGCCGGTCTGGACTATGTGATCCTCACCGCCAGTGATCGGCTCGGGGCAAGTTGGTCGGAGCGGTGGGACTCCTTGAGGCTCTTCACCCCGGCCCGATATTCAGGCCTGCCTGGTTCGCCATTCCCATCCGAGGACCCATGGAGCTATCCCTCAAAGGACGAGGTCAGCCGATACCTCAGCGACTACGCAGAAGCCCACGAGCTCAACATCCGACTGCAGGCGCCCGTTCGAAGTGTCCGGCACGATGGCGAGAGCTTCCTCATCGACGTTGGCGGCGTCCCTGACCGCCCTGACCGGGTGGTGATCGCCACCGGCCCATTCTCCACACCATGGGTGCCCCCGTTCGCGGCGGCCATCGATGCGGGCATCCAGCAACTCCATTCCCAGGCGTACCGGAATCCGGCCCAGGTTCGAGGGGAAAAGGTGGTCGTTGTCGGAGGCGGGAACTCTGGTTTCCAGATCGCGCTGGAACTTGCGCTGGCAGGTAGAAGCGTGCACTTAGCCGAGCGCACCAGGGCACGGACGGTTCCGCAACGAATGCTCGGTCGTGACCTTTTCTGGTGGCTGGACAGGAGCGGCATCCTCGCCGCCGGGCCGAATACTCCGATCGGTCGGCGCCTCAGCCGAGCGGAGCCGATCGTTGGTACGAGCCGCCGACAGCTGCGGAACGCCGGTGTTGTGCTTCATCCCGGTGTCATCGGTGCTGACGCTACCAGTATGACTTTCGCCGACGGCGCGATCCTTCGACCTGACGCCGTCATTTGGGCCACCGGCTTTCATGCCGACGACCGCTGGATCGACGTGCCGGCAATCAGGGACCGAGCGGGCAATCTCGTCACCGAGGCAGGATGCACATCGATGCCCGGCCTGTACACCATCGGCCGGCCCTGGCAGCGAAACCGAGGATCCGCCCTGCTGGGTTTC
- a CDS encoding MMPL family transporter, whose product MSGLLYRVGAFCFHRRWLTVSAWVATIVIVFASVATFGGPLNDSTGIPGTQSQELLDKLEDKIPAPKEKSGRMVVAAPAGEQISPAQFAVLAGELDRISALDQVKDASDPAVTGAVSPDRRIAVVEVVYEAGGSPADTTRAAIMAAADPLADAGLEAQFSPGISGSPSAIGSSEIVGIVIAAIVLVAALGSLIAAGLPLLTALFGVAVGLGTVFAFTQVFSISQNAVILALMLGLAVGIDYCLFIVNRHRNQMLRGMPAAQSAALSVGTSGNAVLFAGLTVVIALAALTLPGIPFLSVMGLSAAGAVAVAVLVALTLTPALLSLVGNRIIPRRAREAAGTRTNDAGTSPKRESRWARFVTAHPVSVVISTVLLLGLVSIPALSMRLGLPDESANLPESSSYQAYKLIEDGFGAGTNGPLLVAATIPERIDAEKVVTALTRKLTSTEHVAAAYPAAISDDGTFATVQVIPVDGPSSQSTEHLVQALRADAADYERDSGATDVGVTGQTAMNIDVSAKLANALPLYLAVVIGLSLVLLLLVFRSILVPLKATAGFLLSLTASLGAVVAVFQWGWFSELFGTGDPAPIMAFLPIILIGVLFGLAMDYQMFLVSGMRESYVQRGDARRAVRAGYSHGARVVTAAAIIMIAVFGGFVFSEVPDIRAIGFALGFGVFVDAFLVRMTLVPALMQIFGRAAWWCPAWLARILPDVDVEGSRLTRHPADGVREAPEPERQLVKV is encoded by the coding sequence ATGTCCGGTCTCCTCTACCGCGTCGGCGCGTTCTGTTTTCACAGGCGGTGGTTAACGGTCTCCGCCTGGGTGGCCACAATTGTCATTGTCTTCGCCTCGGTGGCAACATTCGGCGGCCCGTTGAATGATTCGACCGGTATCCCCGGCACGCAGTCCCAGGAGCTGCTGGACAAGCTCGAGGACAAAATCCCCGCTCCCAAGGAAAAATCCGGGCGCATGGTCGTCGCCGCCCCAGCCGGCGAGCAGATCTCACCGGCCCAGTTTGCGGTCCTGGCCGGCGAACTGGACCGCATTTCGGCCCTGGATCAGGTCAAGGACGCGTCGGACCCAGCCGTGACCGGCGCCGTGTCACCCGACCGACGCATCGCCGTCGTCGAGGTGGTCTACGAGGCCGGTGGTTCCCCCGCTGATACCACCCGGGCTGCCATAATGGCCGCCGCCGACCCCCTCGCCGATGCCGGACTGGAAGCACAGTTCAGCCCCGGCATTTCCGGCAGCCCCTCCGCTATCGGCAGCAGCGAAATCGTCGGCATCGTTATTGCCGCCATCGTCCTGGTGGCGGCCCTGGGATCCCTGATCGCCGCCGGCCTGCCGCTGCTGACCGCCCTGTTCGGTGTCGCGGTCGGCCTCGGAACGGTCTTCGCGTTCACCCAGGTGTTCTCCATCAGCCAGAACGCGGTCATCCTCGCCCTCATGCTCGGCCTGGCGGTCGGTATCGACTACTGTCTGTTCATCGTCAACCGCCACCGCAACCAGATGCTGCGGGGCATGCCAGCGGCGCAATCCGCCGCTCTGTCGGTCGGCACGTCGGGCAACGCCGTCCTGTTCGCCGGTCTCACCGTCGTTATCGCTTTGGCGGCCCTGACCCTGCCTGGCATCCCCTTCCTCTCCGTCATGGGCCTGTCCGCCGCCGGCGCCGTCGCGGTCGCGGTCCTGGTCGCGCTCACCCTGACCCCCGCGCTGCTGAGCCTGGTGGGGAACCGCATCATTCCCAGACGAGCCAGGGAAGCCGCTGGCACCCGGACCAACGATGCTGGGACCTCACCGAAGAGAGAAAGCCGCTGGGCGCGGTTCGTCACCGCCCACCCCGTAAGCGTGGTCATCAGTACTGTCCTACTGCTCGGGCTGGTCTCGATCCCGGCCCTGAGCATGCGGCTCGGTCTGCCCGATGAGTCGGCCAACCTGCCTGAGAGCAGCAGCTACCAGGCGTACAAACTGATCGAAGACGGCTTTGGCGCCGGCACCAACGGCCCGCTCCTGGTGGCCGCCACCATACCCGAGCGCATCGACGCGGAGAAGGTTGTGACCGCCTTGACGCGGAAACTGACCAGTACCGAACACGTCGCCGCCGCGTATCCGGCCGCTATCAGCGATGACGGAACCTTCGCCACCGTGCAGGTCATCCCGGTAGACGGCCCGTCCAGCCAGAGCACCGAGCACCTCGTGCAGGCCCTGCGCGCGGACGCCGCCGATTACGAGCGCGACTCCGGAGCCACCGATGTCGGCGTCACCGGGCAAACCGCCATGAACATTGACGTCTCGGCCAAACTGGCCAATGCCCTGCCCCTCTACCTGGCAGTGGTTATCGGGCTCTCCCTGGTCCTGCTGCTCCTGGTCTTCCGCTCCATCCTGGTGCCTCTGAAGGCGACGGCAGGCTTTCTGCTCTCCCTCACCGCCTCCCTGGGCGCCGTGGTGGCGGTATTCCAGTGGGGATGGTTCAGCGAATTGTTCGGCACCGGCGACCCGGCCCCGATTATGGCCTTCCTGCCCATCATCCTGATCGGTGTCCTGTTCGGCCTGGCCATGGATTACCAGATGTTCCTGGTGTCCGGCATGCGCGAATCCTATGTCCAACGCGGTGACGCGCGCCGTGCCGTCCGGGCCGGATACAGCCACGGCGCACGGGTCGTCACGGCCGCGGCCATCATCATGATCGCCGTATTTGGCGGATTTGTCTTTTCCGAGGTCCCGGACATCCGCGCCATCGGCTTCGCGCTCGGGTTCGGCGTGTTCGTCGATGCGTTCCTCGTCCGCATGACGCTCGTGCCTGCCCTGATGCAGATCTTCGGCCGTGCCGCCTGGTGGTGCCCGGCCTGGCTGGCACGGATCCTGCCCGATGTCGACGTCGAAGGCAGCAGGCTCACCCGACACCCGGCCGACGGAGTCCGGGAAGCGCCGGAACCAGAACGGCAGCTTGTGAAGGTTTGA